In Chrysemys picta bellii isolate R12L10 chromosome 4, ASM1138683v2, whole genome shotgun sequence, the sequence ggtggggccatagatggaactcacatccctatcctggcaccggaccaccaggccacccagtacattaaccgaaagggatacttttccatggtgctgcaagcactggtggaccacaggggacgttttaccaacatctacgtgggatggccgggcaaggttcatgacgctcgtgttttcaggaactctggtctgtttagacggctgcaacaaggtatttacttcccggaccacaaaataactgttggggatgtggagatgcctatagtcatcctcggggacccagcctacccgctaatgccctggctcatgaagccctatactggcgccctggacactgaaaaagaactcttcaactaccggctgagcaagtgcagaatggtggtggagtgtgcttttggccgtctcaaggggagatggagaagcttactgactcgctgtgatctcagcgaaaccaatatctccattgttatagcagcttgctgtgtgctccacaatctctgtgagagcaagggggagacctttatggcggggtgggaggttgaggaaaatagcctggctggtgattactcacagccagacagccgggcgattagaagagaccagcgggaagtgctgtgcatccgggaggctttgaaagcaaagttcctgagtgagcagggtaacctgtgactttatagtttgtgtactgagaagctaaacctgcccccgtttctttacccaggtaatgttgactatcctatccagttacatacccccttcaccccccctccaacacacgtgtcgaaataaaaatagttctactttgttaaagcacaccgttttctttaatactgttttcgcgggaattttttaaaactgggacacagactgtggtgcggggcgggtgtagtgttgtgacgcgaatgcagcttctaaactcaaggattgacaggctccgctgcggtgggatgcttgtttcaacggagcctgtcaaccctcctgatcgggactgtgtgtatggggggtctatttgactttgtggcagggggaggacggttacagatcccatgctgtgtggctctgtgatcctgcctaaggaccggcgcttaagatctgtaactgccctcccccgccacaaagtcacagagcaacccaccccccccccaacattacatcaaaacaacctcccagactaaccggggcaactagtcactgcatcactgcactgtgtatgtgccctgctgctgtgcctgcccccgactatgtaccctgccaaaggagactgtcctgtccaattaccaaccccctttcccctcctcctccaaaagaacatgattgaaacagtagttaacagaaacgaattttttattatcaactacacatggcattgggaggtgaaacttggacgggggcttgtgtcaggcgggaaggaaagaacttttcaaattttgggaaatgagagccttctgctactagagctctctgcaggggtggagtgagacttagcagggactctgccgcctctccttctttgcattttgggtgaggtgggtatgggacttggtggcgggggagggcggttagagatggactgcagcggggctctgtcctcctgcctccgttcctgcagaacatccacaaggcgccggagcgtgtccgtttgctccctcagtagtccaagcagcgtttgagtcgcctgctggtcttcctgccgccacctctcctcccgatccatgttggcttggtgcattcgggtcaagttctcccgccactgggtctgctgtgctgcctgggcttgggaagaggccataagctcagagaacatgtcctcccgtgtcctcttcttcctacgcctaatccgcgctagcctctgggactgtgattccaggctaggttgtgagacagtcgcagacggggctgtggaaatgggaaaaagggagtgaattcctcagaaagataaatgtagttgtgaacaaagaacatagtctttctctgtgaacaagaccatgcacagcacctttcacatgcgcactcagcacaaggtcgaattctcggccttcgcattcagtgcctggggtcttgaacagcacatttgagaagcgaggcagcacaacggaatttctgttgcaggcagacatggtaagccgtacacttgtggcagtttaaaacttttatattaccactggcctcatttcacatttaaatcaatgtcagtccctgctgccagcaatccggcaagcgggaactctgcccctgtcccaccccctcgtggctgtccccgggaacgatccctttcggctgcccctctcccgcctccaccgcgtggctgcaaaccagcggttacagttctgtaaaggaacgggaaagcagtcccaacactaacattcccctacctaattaaaagcaggtcaccatggccgacatcaccctgatgaggatctccgagagcgacaaagagagaatgctccgggaaagcctccaaagaccagggccgtatgccgccctgctgtgcagagcaatgatcctcgagtacttgataatctcgtggcgcggcaacgtgtcgtacttcggaggacccaataaagccgctctccccaagaacctcatgcaacggctttcaagttacctccaggagagcttcatcgagatgtcccaggaggattactgctctatccccggacacatagaccgcattttactgtagctgcagtatgagggaataaacagtagagcggcttgtgcaggacaatcactgaaaaccggacattgctagatttcttttcaaaacttgcactgccccttactaaaccgttaagcgcctagggcacactaatcatgaacaacccattcttttaattgttaatattcctgttttgttaaaaataaatgtttagatgtttacaacacttactggctgatccttcaccagattctgtgtccggggtaacggctggggacgcttcgtaggggatctctgtaagggtgatgaagagatcgtggctgtcggggaaatcagcgttgtgagagctgccgactgcctcgccctcctcatctccttcctcatcttccccgtcccctaacatgtccgaggaaccggccgtggacagtatcccatcctcagagtccacggtcactggtggggtagtggtggcggcagcaccgaggatggaatgcagtgcctcgtagaaacgggatgtctggggatgggatccggagcgtccgtttgcctctttggtcttctggtagccttgtctcagctccttgattttcacgcggcactgcgttgcatcccggctgtatcctctctctgccatgtctttagagatcttctcgtagatctttgcattccttcttttggatcgcagctcggaaagcacggactcatcgccccacacagcgatgagatccaagacttcacgatcagtccatgctggggctctctttctattcccagactgcacagccatcactgctggagagctctgcatcgttgccagtgctgctgtgctcgccacgatgtccagacagaaatgagattcaaactggccagacaggaaaaggaattcaaattcaaattttcccggggcttttcctgtgtggctggtcagagcatccgagctcgcactgctgtccagagcgtcaacagagtggtgcactgtgggatagctcccggagctattagcgtcgatttccatccacacctagcctaattcgacatggccatgtcgaatttagcgctactcccctcgtcggggaggagtacagaagtcgaattaaagagacctctatgtcgaactaaatagcgtcgcagtgtggacgggtgcagggttaattcgatttaacggcgctaacttcgacataaacgcctagtgtagaccaggcctaagagtaggttagataaatgtctatcagggatggtctagacagtatttggtcctgccatgagggcaggggactggactcgatgacctctcgaggtcccttccagtcctataatctatgaatctatgaatctatgaaaacacctgtgagggatagactcatagactttaaggtcagaagggaccattatgatcatctagtctgacctccagcataatgcaggccacagaatctcacccacccactcctgtaacaaacccctaacctatgcctgagttattgaagtcctcaaatcgtggtttaaagacctcaaggtgcagagaatcctccagcaagtgacccgtgccccatgctgcagaggaaggcgaaaaacctccagggcctctgccaatctaccctggaggaaaattccttcccgaccccaaatatggcgatcagttaaaccctgagcatgtgagcaaactcaccagccagcacccaggaaagaattatctTAGTCTAGGTatagttggtcctgcctcagtgcaggggacttaGACATggctggatttccaattaggcccAGTAGGCATGTGCTTAGAGGTGCCTAAAAGTTCAAAGCTTGGCACTCCTGGGTCCCAAGAGGGGGTCGTGCTGGCTGAGGGGAGACGGTGCCACGCAGCCCTGCCGAAGCGCTCCTGCCAGCAGGGAAGGCGAAGCAGCCCCCTGTGGCAGGGGAAGAGGGTCCTGAAGGAGCACAGCCTgggcaggccctgctcctgctccagcctggctgatggtgctgcttCTGAGGGGCCAGAGCGATCCCCAACTGGCTCCGGCTGTGCTGCCAGCTCATCTCAGcggacacagtcacctcccagcagggctggtgagtgcggccggggggcagggtgtgggggagtggctctctggggaagtttgtggggttgtggtgggcagtgagggggtggggaggcgctGGACAGTAGGGAGTTTgtggagggtgctgggcagtgggggttggggaggtCTGTTTGTGTTGGGTTGCTGAAGATGTTGTGCCTGGGGGcgtgtaaatccagccctgggctTAGACCTCcatttctatgatcctatgacAGAAGAGAGGGTGAGAGAAAATGTAGAGGTACCCAGGGAACAAGAGAAGAGGGAATCAGAGCACCAAAACAGGAGGTGTGCTTGTGCATTTCtgtaggggaagggtgggggtccACAGATGGAAGGTGAAATGCATTTTGGGAAGAAGCCAGTGATAAATGTGGTGCTGTATGTTTGTAGAGATGTGTGGGTTCCAAGCCAGACTGGACATAAATATGTGTGTTAGTTAAAGGTCTGTTCCCCAGGTGTGGCGATATCAACATCATTCTCAAGCTGTTCTGAGCATTGGGGGAGAAAATAGAATTCAAAGAAATTCTGGGAAAAGGaacagattaatagattttaaggccaaagggaccattataatcatctaagctgatctcctgcataacacaggccagaccTGGAATCATTATGAAACTGttacaatttttcaacatcctttttgaattgtgaacaccaTGGGCACTTCTAGTTTTCCCCGGgggtactccacctccaccccgacactctgaccccactccaccccttctcccaaggccccaccgTTCCACCTCCTTCCCTAGGCCCCCCAACTGCCCGTCGCTtgctgctctctgctctcccccaaGTCCCTCCCCTAGCCACCAAACAGCTGCCATCTATCAGTTGTTTGGCGATGTTACCAAACAGCTGTATGGCGGCATCCCCCATTAGCTCATCAGGGGCACCACCGAATAGCTGtgactggtgggtgctgagcacccactggagCTCCCACGGTGCTATACTGTACAGTGCAGACGATAACTGGACAGAGTATTCTAGTAATGGCCTCATCAATGCTGTATACAGAGATAATGCCAACTCCCTTCTATTTGATTTTTTCCAGGCTTCtatatccaaggattgcattagctctctTAGCCATAGCATCGCACTTGAAGCTCATGTTTGGCTtgttatccaccatgacctccaaCTCCTTTTCAGTGCCACTGCATTCCAGTATACAGTCCCCCACCCGTAAACGTGACATACAATCTTTGTTCCCAGACATCTACACTTGCATTTGTCTGTCTAAACCACACATTCACATGAGCCCACCTTgctaagtgatccagattgctttgTATAATTGGTGGAGTAAAACTAAATTGGGAGCCTTGAAGGGGAAGTAGAGATTTTTGGCAATGGGTGAAGGGAAGGTGAAAAAGATAAGGAGGACTTTTCAGAAGAGAACCAAGAGGTACTGTTACCAGCCAATGAACAGAATAGGAAGGAAGGTGGGACAGAAAAAAGCACAAAGGAATGAGAGAGGGAATATAAAAAGATGGGGGAGAGGGTGCAAAAGAGCCAAACAAGACAGGCTAcaatgaaaaaaagagaaaacagatgaagGGGTGAGCATGTAAAGGGAGACACCAATCAGACcagaaagctgggaatgggaaaaGATAAACAGaaccaggagaaaggagaaacaaGGAAAGATGTGAAAACATTAGAtagaaaacaaggaaaataaaatggTAATGGAGATAACTAATGAAAGAGTAGGATGGAAGGTGGATTGGCAAAATAGGAGCAAAACAACCCACAACCTAATgacctttgttttatttatttatgttatgtatttattaattattacggatgatttttttatttctataGCACTGCTGCTGTGCCATGGAGATTCACAAACATGTAAGGATTGCAAAGATCCTACAGTTTAAATAGCCAAAGTCAGAGAGATGGACAGAAAGGATGCAACATAAAAGCTAAGTGATTGAGCAGTTAATCTTGTTAGCTTGGTTTTGTATTATGGTGATTTTAATTATACTGTAATCTGAGCTAAAGCGAAGGATTATTGGGTGACGTATTGTAAAATCAGTGGGTGGGCACTTGCTAGTGGAAGGCAAGCTGGAAGAAGTGATTTTCGGGAGAGATCTGAAGGAGGACAGTGATGTTTGCATGGCATTCTCAGGAGAGGGGGAGGCTCTTCTTGGCATAGAGAACAGGGTTAAAAAAGTGTGAAGATGTAAGCTTCTGAGAGGCGGGCAGAGTTGGCAGATCATAATGCATCATGGGGGTGTAGTAAGTGAGGAGAGCCAAGATACAGGCAAGAGCAGCACTGCACAGAGCACTAAGGGTGAGGTCAAGAAGCATGAAATTGAGGTTGAACCCAGTagggaagccagtggagggactCATAAAGGTAGGGGAGGGACATGACCTGAGTGGTTGCGAAGGACGGTAATGGCAGTGTGTTGAATGGGCTGGAATGGGGAGAGATCAGAGGCAGAGGGTAtatttacactgcagtgtaagcctgGGCTCATACTCAGGCTCAAGCCCAAAGCCACATCTATctatatgtaacccacacaccttccgGGTGGGGTGTTCTGTCCcttctagtggcaccgagaccacttaaagagagagagttaaatgagtctgctttacagccttagctaacagccggttggcttttagctcatgttgtagaccttctaaaaaaaatctggcatgtctcacacccccagaaagggcatctcacacccccaggcggtgcgtgcaccccaggttaagaatcACTGCTGtagaagctcatgcactaagctccagaagtccctggttcgatcctgcctgctgacaaccggggtctgttggtgttacatatACATCCGCATGCGCCCAACCGGGAATCCACTAGCCGTCTTTTATGTATATCCACATCCACAGCAGCAAGCCGTCTCACAAGGGCTAGCGagggggggaaggcagagggaacAGAGCTGAgcaagcaggggggtggggtcttgAGGAGAAGGGGTGgcaagggggtgggaggaaggggcatTGCATTGCATGCTGCTCCCAGGTGCTTgcaagcaacagcagcagcagtgtgtgtTGCATCACAGCAGGGCGGAGGTGTGGGGCACTGGGGCCCCGCCTACTCCAATCTTCGCAGCTGATGgtgggccctgctgcccaggagccGGCGGGCCAAGAGCTCAGCCAGTGCTACCAGGCCATTCCCTGGCGGGGACGCTGGCGCTCCCCAAGGGGCCCGAACTGCTGGACAGGAAGCGGCACAGCGAGTGGGTGCTGGACAGCTCTGACTCTGGCCTGCCACTGGCTGCTGACCACCAGCCCCACGCATGGTGTGCCCCCCTGGCTGCCCGAGCCAGATGTCATGGGCCAGGCACCATCAGtgagtagagccctgcacagtggtatctgcatctgatccatatctgcaaaaatggtccacagatatccacagatttgcagggctctaccctTAGGGCTGGGGGATTTGAGACTGAATCCGGTGGAGGCAAGGGCCCATACTCCATTGTTTTGCTGTGTGAATGCAGTTCAGGCCCAGACTTGGGTCCTGAGAGTCCATCAATGTTATTGCAACAATCCCATGGGCCAGTGTCCTTTGTCCCTTCTATCCCAAGGCTGGCCAGTCGACTCTCAGGAAATGGAAGCCAACCCCCTGGTTCAAGAACAGCTGTGAGGCATTTAACCCTTCCATTTTGTTCTGACTGCTGAGCTGCAAGCAGAGTGAACCTACTCCTGCATTTGTAATGTCCACCCATATGAAGAAGTCCTTTACCAAGCATGCTGCTAGCTGATCCCGGGAGCACAGCCAAATTTTAGTTAATCTCTGGTGCAAGGCAAGCAAACAGTTCAACTTTAGCAGCAGTTCCAGGAAGATAATGTGGACCAGCTAATAGCAAAGAAGCAGGCAGCACTGGGAATTCACCAGACCAGTGAACAATGCAAAGAGAGGATTTTTGTGGCTCAAGACTGACTACCAGAAAGCCAGGGATGAGAACCACATTTCTGGGCATTCGCCATCATCCTGTCCCTTTTACGAGGAGTTTGCTTGGGTACCGTGCCAAGCACTGAGCCACCAGCACTTCACGACAGCCTCACTTGAGGTGGTCTTTCAACTTCTGTTGATCCTTCCACCTCAGCAGCACAGGCCcattccagcagctccctgggaCTCAGAACTGTCACAGACCGATCCAAGTGGAAGCATTTCCATGATGAACTTATGGTGGCCAACAAGGAGAAGGATTTAAGGGAAGTggaaaggcacagagaggctgcaAAGTGAGGACAGAGTTTCAGCATGCAGGGAGAGGCTTGCATTGCAGTTTCTGGAGCAGGAATGTTGGCTGAGGGAAGGAGATAGAGGTCTGCAGAAAGACCTGTTTGAGAGGCTGCTTTCACTTATGACCTCCAGAGCACAGGCTCCTGCTGCACCCACACCACGTCCTGAGTCCCTGGTACCATGTGTTGCAGACAAAGAACACTCTATTCAGTCCATGTGAGtgactagcaaagttatgaatttaagctcccaggctcgtcttttgaacaACGCTTTCATAAGAgcctgaatagagacactggatttatggcttattaaaacaatctataacccactaaaccCCACCTCCCggttgccctcccctcccccttccctggtctttcctttcctccctatgacagGAGGGTGTTAACAggcacttcaccttgaatggtcccttgaaatatgtgttaactacctatgctaaacaatctgttccatcttgtagttagctgtgacactgtgaggccaggtctacactacagacctatatcggtataactacatcactcaggatgtgaaaaattcacacccctgagtgatgtagttgtACCAACCTAACtgcctgtgtagacagtgctaggtcgatgggagagcttctcctgctgccatagctaccgcctctcgagagatggattaactatgccaacaggagaaactctcccgtcggTGTactagcatcttcactaaagtgctgtacgtgaagacaaaccctgagtaagtttcccagacctgaagaagagctctgtgtaagctcaaaagcttgtctctctcacctacagcagttggtccaataaaagagattgccTCACCCACTTTTTCTGTTCTCGAACTTATTGATATGTCAGACTGTAATATCTCCAAGGTTTCAGGATGCATAAAATAAGATGTCCCATATGAGGTCTTGTTATGGTCCTATGGACCCCATAGGTATTTTGTGACAATAATAATAACCTATTTTGTAATGTTTTTCACCCCAAACGTTGActtttgatgggggggggagaggaaatatttttcacaaaCATGTCAAATGTTTGACATATGTATATGTACAACAAACTGGACTTATTATGGGGGGTGCTTGAGTGCAGATGTCTGTGAGTGTTTGCCTATGTAACATGTGcatgtatattttatttcttacAGGGCAAGTCCAATCACATCATCACAGACCACCCTGAATATAGTGGAGCCAGTGTAATTCTAATGCATAGGCAGAAGTACGTGGGGCTTGAATCTGTAATGATTTACTTGCTGTCACTTCTGCTGACTTCTTTGGAACTTGAGAACACACAGCACCTTATAGGACAGGTtgtcagcatcttgcaggatcaggaccagaagtccattgacttcagtaggacttatTTACACCAAAAAGGGGCACAGGATCAGGCCTATTCCTGCCAGGAGCTGAGTTTATTCAACCTGCTTTGACTGCACTTGGATCTGAGGGTGCTCAAAATTGGCAGGATCAACCCTTAATGAGGAGGAAGACGAATCTGATTCCTTCCACTGCTGAATGCTTCATTCATATTAATATGtatagggttttttgttgttttttaactaaaaatgATGTATTTTAAATCCTCTTCCcggagaaaaaaa encodes:
- the LOC135983170 gene encoding uncharacterized protein LOC135983170 produces the protein MEIDANSSGSYPTVHHSVDALDSSASSDALTSHTGKAPGKFEFEFLFLSGQFESHFCLDIVASTAALATMQSSPAVMAVQSGNRKRAPAWTDREVLDLIAVWGDESVLSELRSKRRNAKIYEKISKDMAERGYSRDATQCRVKIKELRQGYQKTKEANGRSGSHPQTSRFYEALHSILGAAATTTPPVTVDSEDGILSTAGSSDMLGDGEDEEGDEEGEAVGSSHNADFPDSHDLFITLTEIPYEASPAVTPDTESGEGSATPSATVSQPSLESQSQRLARIRRRKKRTREDMFSELMASSQAQAAQQTQWRENLTRMHQANMDREERWRQEDQQATQTLLGLLREQTDTLRRLVDVLQERRQEDRAPLQSISNRPPPPPSPIPTSPKMQRRRGGRVPAKSHSTPAESSSSRRLSFPKI